A region of Acidobacteriota bacterium DNA encodes the following proteins:
- a CDS encoding protein kinase has product MHAGAAVGPYLIVRQLGAGGMGVVWLAEDTRLQRKVALKTVKGADADTTEGRQRLMREARAAATLNHPNIATVHDVLDIEGQVVVVFEYVEGDTLAARLQRGPMSVSEAVEVTWQLADALAAAHAQGIIHRDLKPSNVVLSSDGRAKVLDFGIARMVPAGADMSASVPGTIGGGLVGTPGYASPEQYLSRNVDGRADLYALGVMLFEMIAGRRPFPGSDAVQLVTSVLRDEAPTLAAAGLWVPPQLERLVERLLEREPSRRPASGEEVLVELSPIRDTESSPLARRTILLRQRVPTSTLLVATLTLVAGAALVVWLQWNARPLGPEAPVVAVLPLTNSSGDASNDYLGAGLAESLITSLASVPRVTVLSRSAVEESRQQNPDRASFVRALDANYLVTGSVQAVADRLRVTLNLERPDASVAWGETVEGPAIDLFELQTRLATLLSNAIADQTPSAQRVPPAALVTASEPAQIAYWKGRALLDRRDLTGNRSAALAEFERAIAADPKFATAHGGLAEAQWAMYQQTNDKTWADRAMASTRIAIELEPDRPSVRYIAALTAFRLGDNASAKTQLQRALQLQPTYEDAIRLHGRVLVRQGDIDAGLAEFRKVMAIRPNAVAIYSDMGLALIDASRFQEALDAFDKAIALSPGSAIALSQAGAAAQQLGDTERALAYYEEANAIQPRGDTFSNIGTIQYRLGDYTKAAAAYEGSLLIRPQSALTHRNLGDAYARLGRQDAARRAYVKAVEQAEVEVSLGPSNARAIARLAVYQAKAGNATAALASLRRASALAPDDQQVLQRAAVVHALAARTGPALDAIEKAIASGYSKRLIAEEEDLAVLRSLPRFAALVSTPAEVKR; this is encoded by the coding sequence TTGGGGCTGGCGGCATGGGTGTGGTGTGGCTGGCTGAAGACACGCGGCTGCAGCGCAAGGTCGCGCTCAAGACCGTCAAGGGGGCTGACGCCGACACCACCGAGGGCCGTCAGCGCCTGATGCGCGAGGCCCGCGCCGCCGCCACCCTGAACCACCCGAACATCGCCACCGTCCACGACGTGCTCGACATCGAGGGCCAGGTCGTGGTCGTCTTCGAGTACGTCGAGGGCGACACGCTGGCCGCGCGTCTGCAGCGCGGACCCATGAGCGTGTCGGAGGCGGTGGAAGTGACCTGGCAGCTGGCCGACGCGCTGGCGGCCGCGCACGCGCAGGGCATCATTCATCGCGACCTCAAGCCCTCGAACGTCGTGCTCAGTTCCGACGGCCGCGCCAAGGTGCTGGACTTCGGCATTGCCCGCATGGTCCCGGCCGGCGCCGACATGTCGGCCAGCGTGCCGGGCACCATCGGGGGCGGCCTGGTCGGCACGCCCGGCTACGCCTCGCCCGAGCAGTACCTGTCGCGCAACGTCGATGGCCGCGCCGACCTCTACGCCCTGGGCGTGATGCTGTTCGAGATGATCGCCGGCCGTCGCCCGTTCCCCGGCAGCGACGCCGTCCAGCTGGTGACCTCGGTCTTGCGCGACGAGGCGCCCACGCTGGCGGCCGCCGGCTTGTGGGTGCCGCCGCAGCTCGAGCGGCTGGTCGAACGCCTGCTCGAGCGCGAACCGTCGCGCCGCCCGGCCTCGGGCGAAGAAGTGCTGGTCGAGCTGAGCCCCATTCGTGACACCGAGTCGTCGCCCCTGGCGCGCCGCACGATCTTGCTGCGCCAGCGCGTGCCGACCAGCACGCTGCTGGTGGCCACGCTCACGCTGGTCGCCGGCGCGGCCCTGGTGGTGTGGCTGCAGTGGAATGCGCGTCCGCTCGGTCCCGAGGCGCCGGTGGTGGCGGTGTTACCGCTGACCAACTCGAGCGGCGATGCCTCGAACGACTACCTCGGCGCCGGCCTGGCCGAAAGCCTGATCACCAGCCTCGCGTCGGTCCCGCGCGTCACGGTGCTGTCGCGCTCGGCGGTGGAGGAGAGCCGCCAGCAGAATCCCGATCGAGCGAGCTTCGTGCGCGCGCTCGACGCCAACTACCTTGTGACCGGTTCGGTGCAGGCGGTGGCCGATCGCCTGCGCGTCACGCTCAACCTTGAACGCCCGGACGCCTCAGTGGCCTGGGGCGAGACGGTTGAAGGGCCGGCCATCGACTTGTTCGAATTGCAAACGCGGCTGGCGACCCTGTTGAGCAATGCCATTGCGGACCAGACCCCGTCGGCGCAGCGGGTCCCGCCGGCCGCGCTCGTCACCGCAAGTGAGCCGGCGCAGATTGCCTATTGGAAGGGGCGCGCGCTGCTCGATCGCCGGGACCTGACCGGCAACCGGAGCGCGGCGCTGGCCGAGTTCGAGCGCGCCATCGCCGCCGACCCGAAGTTCGCCACCGCCCACGGCGGCCTGGCCGAAGCCCAGTGGGCGATGTATCAACAGACCAACGACAAGACGTGGGCCGATCGCGCGATGGCATCAACACGGATCGCGATCGAATTGGAGCCCGACCGTCCCAGCGTGCGCTACATCGCCGCACTCACCGCCTTTCGCCTTGGCGACAACGCCTCCGCGAAGACACAGCTCCAACGCGCGCTCCAGTTGCAACCGACCTACGAGGATGCGATCCGCCTGCACGGCAGGGTCCTGGTGCGCCAAGGCGACATCGACGCCGGCCTTGCCGAATTCCGGAAAGTCATGGCGATTCGGCCAAACGCGGTGGCGATTTACAGCGACATGGGGCTGGCGCTGATCGACGCCTCTCGCTTCCAGGAAGCGCTCGACGCGTTCGACAAGGCAATTGCGCTCTCACCAGGGTCGGCGATCGCGTTGAGCCAGGCGGGCGCGGCGGCCCAACAGCTTGGCGACACCGAGCGCGCGCTCGCGTACTACGAGGAGGCCAATGCGATTCAGCCGCGCGGCGACACGTTTTCGAACATCGGCACCATTCAATACCGCCTCGGCGACTACACCAAGGCGGCGGCCGCGTACGAAGGCTCGCTTCTGATTCGCCCGCAGAGCGCGTTGACGCATCGCAATCTCGGCGACGCGTATGCGCGCCTCGGACGCCAGGACGCGGCGCGGCGGGCATATGTGAAGGCGGTGGAGCAGGCCGAAGTCGAAGTCTCGCTTGGCCCGTCGAATGCGAGAGCGATTGCCCGGCTGGCCGTCTACCAAGCTAAGGCCGGCAACGCGACGGCGGCGCTGGCCAGCCTCCGGCGCGCCTCGGCGCTGGCGCCGGACGATCAGCAGGTGCTCCAGCGGGCGGCGGTCGTCCACGCCCTGGCGGCCCGCACCGGACCGGCGCTCGATGCGATCGAAAAGGCGATCGCGAGTGGCTATTCGAAACGTCTGATTGCCGAAGAGGAAGACCTGGCAGTGCTTCGATCCCTGCCGCGCTTCGCGGCATTGGTCTCAACCCCAGCTGAGGTGAAACGATGA